One window from the genome of Candidatus Rokuibacteriota bacterium encodes:
- a CDS encoding branched-chain amino acid ABC transporter permease — MPRALLVGLVLAGVGAVPLVANNYVLSVLISLAMFTGLAYAWNIISGYTGYLSFGQVTFFGVGAYTAAILIIKLHVAWPLAALAGGVLAAFLSMPLGWIMLRLRGPYFAIGMLGLSRIAERIAFAWEPVTDGGRGLYLPPVLDLRAVYWAVVLVGAALVGITSLLDNSRFGLRLLAIREDEGGADNLGINTTLAKLQAFVLSAFFPGVLGGIYAWHVSYIDPVMAFATQVDLTAIVAVLLGGAGTVWGPLIGGVTLSLLAEFLWARFPFIHTALFGALVIATVLFLPKGLADAFRRRGWLAPGRAFLRRLAARQAPQEAAPE, encoded by the coding sequence ATGCCCCGCGCCCTGCTCGTCGGCCTCGTGCTCGCTGGCGTCGGGGCCGTACCGCTCGTCGCCAACAACTACGTGCTCTCCGTCCTGATCTCGCTCGCGATGTTCACGGGGCTCGCGTACGCGTGGAACATCATCTCGGGCTACACGGGGTACTTGTCGTTCGGGCAAGTCACGTTCTTCGGCGTCGGCGCGTACACGGCGGCAATCCTGATCATCAAGCTCCACGTCGCGTGGCCGCTCGCCGCGCTCGCCGGCGGCGTCCTCGCCGCGTTCCTGTCGATGCCGCTCGGGTGGATCATGCTGCGGCTCCGCGGGCCGTACTTCGCCATCGGCATGCTGGGACTCTCGCGGATTGCAGAGCGCATCGCGTTCGCCTGGGAGCCGGTGACGGACGGCGGCCGCGGCCTCTACCTGCCGCCGGTGCTGGACCTCAGGGCCGTGTACTGGGCCGTGGTGCTCGTCGGCGCCGCCCTTGTCGGGATCACGTCGCTCCTTGACAACTCGCGCTTCGGCCTCCGGCTGCTCGCCATCCGGGAGGACGAGGGCGGCGCCGACAACCTCGGCATCAACACCACGCTCGCGAAGCTCCAGGCCTTCGTGCTGAGCGCGTTCTTCCCCGGCGTCCTCGGCGGGATCTACGCCTGGCACGTGAGCTACATCGACCCCGTGATGGCGTTCGCGACGCAGGTCGACCTGACGGCGATCGTCGCGGTGCTCCTCGGCGGCGCCGGCACCGTGTGGGGGCCGCTGATCGGCGGGGTCACGCTTTCGCTCCTGGCCGAGTTCCTGTGGGCGCGGTTCCCGTTCATCCACACGGCGCTGTTCGGCGCGCTCGTGATCGCCACCGTGCTCTTCCTCCCGAAAGGTCTGGCCGACGCGTTCCGGCGGCGCGGGTGGCTCGCGCCCGGCCGGGCGTTCCTGCGGCGACTCGCCGCGCGCCAGGCGCCGCAGGAAGCGGCGCCGGAGTAG
- a CDS encoding ABC transporter ATP-binding protein, whose product MLHVEGLEKRFGGLRAVNGATFHLQPGVITALIGPNGSGKTTTFDLITGNVRPNAGVVRFEGRDITGLSPWQVARLGLGRTFQLPRLFGEMTVLENMTAAVREGTLREVVHRALNLLDFVGLTAHADAPASSLSYGQRKLAELARVLMLRPRLVLLDEPFAGVNPTLARAIADRLLALQQKGTTFLVIDHDMPLVMGLAETVLVMDMGSVIAEGAPKDVREDPRVREAYFGTARP is encoded by the coding sequence GTGCTGCACGTCGAGGGGCTCGAGAAGCGCTTCGGCGGTCTCCGAGCCGTCAACGGGGCGACCTTCCACCTGCAGCCGGGTGTCATCACCGCGCTGATCGGACCGAACGGCTCGGGGAAGACCACGACGTTCGACCTGATCACCGGCAACGTTCGCCCGAACGCCGGCGTCGTGCGTTTCGAGGGCCGCGACATCACCGGTCTCTCGCCGTGGCAGGTGGCACGGCTCGGTCTCGGGCGGACGTTCCAGCTCCCGCGTCTCTTCGGCGAGATGACCGTCCTCGAGAACATGACGGCCGCGGTGCGGGAGGGGACGCTGCGCGAGGTGGTGCACCGGGCCCTCAACCTGCTCGATTTCGTCGGGCTCACCGCCCACGCCGATGCGCCGGCGTCGAGCCTCTCCTATGGCCAGCGGAAGCTCGCCGAGCTCGCCCGCGTGCTCATGCTCCGGCCTCGCCTGGTGCTCCTCGACGAGCCGTTCGCCGGCGTCAACCCCACGCTCGCGCGCGCCATCGCCGACCGTCTGCTGGCGCTCCAGCAGAAGGGCACGACGTTCCTGGTCATCGACCACGACATGCCGCTCGTCATGGGGCTCGCGGAGACCGTGCTCGTCATGGACATGGGGAGCGTGATTGCCGAGGGCGCGCCGAAGGACGTGCGCGAAGATCCGCGCGTGCGCGAGGCCTACTTCGGGACGGCGCGGCCATGA
- a CDS encoding ABC transporter ATP-binding protein: MLEVVGLSTGYGIVQVLEDVSIRVASGEIVSLIGPNGAGKSTVLRSVVGLLPPWRGDIRFDGRDLVGRPPHLLPRDGLMYVPQGRVVFPLMTVRENLEMGAFLFRRDRARVREAMDWVLGLFPRLRERLGQLAGTMSGGEQQMCAIARGLMARPRLLLLDEPSLGLAPRFVDLVFEKMDALRAAGVAVLLVEQNAVRALEIADRAYVMARGSTFCEGTGRALLEDAQVQALFLGGRKGEGWR, encoded by the coding sequence CTGCTCGAGGTGGTCGGCCTTTCCACTGGGTACGGCATCGTGCAGGTGCTCGAGGACGTCTCGATCCGCGTCGCCTCGGGCGAGATCGTGAGCCTCATCGGCCCAAACGGGGCGGGGAAGTCCACGGTGCTCCGGAGCGTCGTCGGGCTGCTGCCCCCGTGGCGCGGGGACATCCGCTTCGATGGGCGTGACCTCGTCGGCCGGCCGCCGCACCTGCTACCGCGTGACGGTCTCATGTACGTGCCGCAGGGGCGCGTCGTGTTTCCGCTCATGACCGTGCGCGAAAACCTCGAGATGGGCGCGTTCCTGTTCCGCCGCGACCGTGCCCGCGTGCGCGAGGCGATGGACTGGGTGCTCGGCCTGTTCCCACGCCTGCGCGAGCGGCTTGGACAGCTCGCCGGCACAATGTCCGGCGGCGAGCAGCAGATGTGCGCGATCGCCCGCGGGCTCATGGCGCGCCCGCGCCTGCTTCTCCTCGACGAGCCGTCGCTCGGCCTCGCGCCCCGCTTCGTCGACCTCGTCTTCGAGAAGATGGACGCGCTGCGCGCCGCCGGCGTCGCCGTGCTCCTGGTCGAGCAGAACGCGGTGCGAGCGCTCGAGATTGCGGACCGGGCCTACGTGATGGCGCGCGGGAGCACGTTCTGCGAGGGCACCGGGCGCGCGCTCCTCGAGGACGCGCAGGTCCAGGCGCTGTTCCTCGGAGGGCGAAAGGGCGAGGGCTGGCGATGA